In Dermacentor silvarum isolate Dsil-2018 chromosome 10, BIME_Dsil_1.4, whole genome shotgun sequence, the genomic stretch CACTAGCATTCTGCACTTTGCAGAAATGTAAAACCCCGGATCATTGTGGAGAATAGCAGGCCACCAAGTGACGTTAAGTGTAGCAAAATTCTGTAAGTTGGTTACACTTGAATGCTTCATTCTAACCAAAGAATCTAGTCTGCAGGCTGCAGTCTTGCATAGGTTATGGAATCAGAGGGAGAGAGAATTTATTTGcaaaaaggcagagaggtcggcttaaTCCAGCCAGCTTAAAACATAAAGATGCTTCAGTGGGAACTGTTTGGTATGGCATATCTTGACGGTATAAATTGCACTGCTCAGGTGACCCACTCGGGAACACTGAGGTACCTGTGTGTCACTTGAGCAGTGGAACTTAAAACTGTCGGGACAGGCCCTGGCTTGTTATTCTGCACCGAGAACGGTTACACAATGATGGAAAGAGAGAAGAGGAACGCAGCATGGCTGTGGCACTGGTAATGCCGCCAGTCAAGTTGTATGTCATGAAAGGCACTTAAATTGTCTGCTACTGCTTAAGTCGCACAGTGTCGTCTGTGCCGCTGGCTCGGAAAAAGTCCTAAAAAATTATGGAATACTAATACGCATTGCAGTGCAGCCTATTTTCTTCTACTTTTGCGAAGTGCAGAAGAGTCGCTACTTTATATGTGATGTTTATTCTCAGCTCCCGAACACCTGTAATGAGGACCTGCATGACAGACTTGGCAGCTGGTGCCTGTAGATCGCCGAGAACAACGAGTGTTGACTGCTGAATATCTGTCATCCTGTTTTTAACCTTATCCTTGTCAGCTCCGGCATCAACTATTGTGCAGGGTGTCTATTTTAATTAAGATAACGCTGTGCCCATAGTGTTGGAAAAAGCATGCGTACAAAGACATTGTGTAGTTGACTTCCAGATTATTGCTAATTGTCCTTTGGTCATGTGTTGTGTTTTAGGATTGTTTGTCTCAGTCTTTCGTGTCCTGTGTACTTACTCTTGTGAATGATGGAACAGTACTGTTCGTTTAACACCACCTGTGAGCCTATCCTGCATTCACCTTTGATGGCGCTCACCCATCTGCTTGCATTTAGTTGTCTGTGTTGAAGAAATGCTCAGCTGATAACACTAAAGTTTTGTGTGCCGTATCTTTCTATGGGGCTGAGTGATATGTGTCGGGTATGTTTCAAGCATTTTTCTTGCTACCAATGTCCTGGGAATGCGACAGTGTGAGCCATCAGTTAGATGCTGTTGTTTGAAGAGCATAAAGCAAGCTCAATAAAGAACATTTTTAAAATGAATCTGTGATGATGAGACAAATTACTGAAAAAAATTTTGTTCCAGTTGTTCCAGCTGAGCAAGCACTCAGCTTTGAAGCTCCCCATGATGCACAGCAGCGCCATGATCAGCGTCTCCCAGTTAAGACaccggaaaaaaatatatatatattaaaacgGGTGCAACGCGGTGCACGTCCGATCGCGATCGATCCCGATCGAACTTCTCGGTCGCGATCGGCTTACTTGCGCAAGCTGTAGAAGGcagccaatcgcggtcgagaaATGTGATCCCGATCggcctcgatcgcgatcgaaagtggcctaGTGACACCGGTATAATATAGAATGATTGAGATGGAAATCTACTCGGGAAACTCTCGGTCGCCTTATGAAAGAATGGAAATTTACTAAGCAATCTATTTGTATGTTTGTCTAGCATAATTCCTCCTGCTGTAGTGTAAAGGAAGTTTATAACCACAGCGATTTCGTAGCCACAAACACCAGGTTATAAACAAAGGATGACAGGAAATGCAAGGACTTGTTTTCCTTCATCAATGGCTGAGTTGGTTTGTATATATAATTGACATGTTCACCATCCAAGAAGTTACGCCCATTCCACATTCCACAATTTCCCGTGTCGCTGCAAGAAGCGAGAAGAACGCGCCATTTGTGTGCATACAACCAGCCACGAAACGAAATCGAAACTGCGTAGGCGCTTGCCAGCGCCACTGCCGATGTCAATAGGAGTAGATATATCGAAGAGAGGGATCGTGTCATTACTTTCAATCCGCGCCATTCTTTGATAACGCGTTTGTGCTTGTCGGGGCGTTTGCGTCGATGTCGTCGTTCGCACGGTATTGAACGTCGTTTGACTGACCTTGCGATGGAGCAGCGCAAACTCCAGATCGCGGGTTTCGCTCAAGACTTGTAGTTACGGTGAGGGAATCGGTCGGCAGCGCGACATGACTCGTGCCGCGTTTGCCTTGTCGGCGGTGACTCTGCTTCTGAGTGCACTGGGTCGTGTCGTGGAATCTGCCGTACTTCTGGAGGAACATCGCGTCTATTCGTCGCCACAGAAGTACGACTACGTCGGGGGCATCGATGTCTACTGCTGGGAGCCACTACACGACGGCCCGAGCTACCTCGAGGTCTTCAGGACAGCCTCGGTCGAGTTTTCCGTCGCCCCCGATGACCTGCAACTGTTCACCGGTGAAGATGAGCAGACCGTGCAGCAGAAGTACTTCAGCAGCGGCGTCGATTTCTCCTTTTTGGCGACCAAGTCGCCGCGCCAGGTCAGCTTTCTGAAcagtcgccgccgccgctgcctcgGTGTGTTTTCGAGAGGAGCTTACGAGTTCGCGTTCGTGCGCAACGTCAACCGTCGAGGCATCGTTCAGTTCTGCGTCGGCGTCGTCGCTTTCTTCGCGGCCCCCGCCGTTGCCCGCAGCGCTGCTGTTTTCTACACCTTCGGCACCGGCATCGGCGTCCTCGCATTCCTTCTGATTGCGGTGTTCCTCGTGAGTCGCTTGCTTCCGCGCAGGGTCGCAGGCTACGCCCTCGTGCTCTTCGGCTGGACGCTGGTCGTGTCGTGGCTCGAGTTCCTCTGGTCAAACGTGCAGGACGTCGTGGACAACTACCGACACTACGTCGTCTGCTACGTCGTCGGTTCGGCTGCCCTGAGCTTCGCCGTCTGCTATCGCGTCGGACCGCCTAGCAACCCTCGAACGCTCGACTTGATTCAGTGGTCGCTTCAGCTGGCCGGTCTGGCCTGCGTCTACTTTTCGTCTGACAGGAGCGACCTGATGGCTGCCGTGGTGGTAGTGATGCTGTCGATCTACCTGGCGCTGTCGTACCGCTGGTCGCGCAGGCCTCCCGCATCGAGCTCTCACGACGCCGACGGCTCGACACCTACCGTGCCGCTACGGTTGACACCTGCTGTCGAACAGGACGCAAGGCCGACAGATTCGCCGAGAGCTTCGAGTTGCACGCATTTCAGTGATGATGGCATGTGGACTATAGTTACGAAGATACGGGCTCCCCAAGCGAAGAAAATCGCCATGTGTATTCGCGCTGACGACGGCATACGCTCGCCAAGACAGTGGATGACGGTGTCGGAACGTGGCATGCTAGAAAATGGTGGGGACGAGTTGGATTATTTCCACGAGGAGCCAAATGTAGATGAGCCCGACGACTCAGAATGAGTGCAGATGCCGCGGATTTGTATATCGCAGCGATCTATTGATCTTTACAGAAGGTACTAAGCAATGCATTGCTAAGTGATCTGTTTACAATGCTCAATTTTGCCGCGGCGGCCCGATGTACAGAACCCCTTTTGTCGAACCTGtgggtgcatttttttttttttttttccggtagTGCCCATCTTGAAGATACCTGGCCAAGTTTTCCTGATATATTTCGTCACTGATCTGCCTTTTTATGCTGTGCTTCAATGGAAAAGTCCTAAACTGGCTCACTACGTATTTAAATAAAGAAGTTTAAATTTGAGAATCGGTGCTCTGTGTGAAGGTTTGTGCGATGCATACGCTAAGAAAAACATATTTTTTGGTTGTATCATTTGTTTGTTATTTGGAGCCCTCACTGAGGTGACCAAGGTAGTTCGACCTGGACAGCCTTTTCAAAAACCACACGGGCAAAATGCTTGTACATCTCAATCCTTTATTGACCTTTCACTCCAAACATAGTGCAAACAGTCATAGGCAATAAGATGGGGCTCGCATGCAAACTTCATTTGGGAATTGGTAGCAAGAACTGAAAAAAAGTTGCAAAATAGCGCACCAGCAGCCTCTTTCTTTTTCAGCATCAATAATCTATTATGTCAAAAGCAGTCAGCCTTTCGAAAGGCACCTGCTTTGCACAGGAAACATCTTCTGGCTAATACCCACGTAGAGACTGTCTCAGCAAATGCATGCCTAACTTCCACAGGCAACAATCATGTGCCTCACTGGGATGCTGTGGTATCATCCACAAGAGTGAGTTTTCTAACAACTTTAAAAGAAGATACTTCACTTATCACTGGTTTATTCTCTCTTGAATTTTGTAGAAAAACTTGATTTTCTTGGTCTGTGTCCTTCCATAAAGCACTCAACACCTTTGCTTGCCTGGTTCTCttagagagaaaaataaaagaaaaaaaatgtgcattgTATAGTGAACAAGTGAGCTAATGCAGAGACAAGGACTGGTTTTACCACCTTTTGGCAACTAAAATTGGACTAACCAGGAGAGCAAAAGATGCGAAGTGATCTACCAAATGACGCCGACTCAAAAATATCTTTCTGCATaagcaaaaacagctgcaagaCAGCTGCAAATTGCAAAATCTTCAGTTGAAGTTGTTAGAGAAATCATGGTGCACTCTTAGTAATAACTTCCTGCATTTTCTGCCTGGTGTGTGCGACTTGCAAGGCTGCTCTCTCTCTGTCGAGCGACAATAAcagacgaaaaaagaaaaaaaaaagggggggggggacggcacCGACACATACTTAGACATCTACAGGAATGCAAAAACTGTGCATATTCATCTCCGGTGGCTTCTAGCCACCATACGAGTGTGCCCCACTAACTGTCACCTGGCGCACATTGGTATGATCCACAGATGCCATTGTGCACTAAAAAAAATGGAACGGAAGTCAACGTCATTCCTCTACAACACTGAGTTACAGATATAAACATGTTTTATGCAACACATTCAAACCAGAATGAAGAGAACCAACACAAACATACTAAAATGCGCCAGTCACGGCCTTCCGAGAAAACTTTCAACGGCTTCAGCAAAGTCAGATCCCGACTTTCTAACATAGATATAAACCTATATGAACTAACATTACTCTAAAAGACACAGGCACCACAGTGTTTTGGAAAGATATAGCAATGTAATAATAAAAACTAACTTCTTTTTTACTACTGCATTAGTCGAACAATGCTATCAGCCCAAGCCGATCAATTATGCCAGAGTACTTTTTCAGGCCAGTACAAGCTCAGATTTAGTTTTGTGCTTCTCAACAGGAACACAGCAGAAGTACAGAATATTTGTTCCTCACTGGATGCGATGATGTTCGATCTCTTCCAAAAAATTGATTCGCTTGTGGATGTACTCTGCTCACAGAAATATGCGCAAGGTAAAATAGCGCTAACAGATATCATGCAAGCGAATACTTGTAAGTGTATTTCATCGACCATCATTCTGTTTCACATAAATCGGCAAAACGTCACACATGTTCCCATCACTTCACCAAGCAAGAGCAAATATGTATACAGTGacaaaagagaaaatgaagcagACATCCTTTGCAGTATTGAAGGATTTGCTAATTATTTGTAGAACATGTCGCTAAACTCTTTTCATATGTCAAACGATACTAAGAAAACGTGTGGCGCCACAAATGCCTAGCAAGAATTGTGCATTCATAATGAGCCAACCAAGTGATGATGGTGACCAGCTTTCTTTGAGATGTGTGCAGTGGTTAGCCTCAAATGAGTGTCACGATCTGCTGcgggcaaaaaataaataaaacaattaaCCAGTGCTCTGCTGTACATGATACGCAAACTGACAGTCATAAACCACAGATACAGAAATGGTCAGTTGGACAAACACCTTTAGGTGTTCCATTCACTTGCGATTAGTAATGCAACAAGCAGACTATGGCTACATGCCACCTGTACTTTAGCAAACGAAAACCTCAAGTCTTCAACCTTTTGCTCACAGACGTCACACAATTGTTGCAGCATGCTTGAGACAGATATTAAAGAGCAAGCAGGTCATGATGACACTTCCAGTCATGACAACTCCCACCAAGGAATCGGGCTATGGTTATAGAAGATAATGCAAGCTTGCGACATTAGGGCCTTCATGCAGACTCCTTGCGAAGTGAAGTGAAAAGCCAATCAATAATCAACCAGGAGCACCATCCCTCACTCTAAGAGCAATGCTGCAATCGcaccaaacattttttttttttttgcacccttCTACAATGTCATGTTGGCAGGCTGCGATCCAAAGCAAccaaaaacattattttttttccggATTGTTCTACCAACAAGGAATAGTGCTGCCATCTATAATCAATCTGTCAAACTGACCAGAGAACCCTGCACATCTAAGGTTTTTTTAAAAGCAGGCATTAAATGTAAATAAGCTGTACTCATCAAAAACAAAAGGGTAGTTAATGGCAAGATGTGGTCTCACACCAAGCGCGTCCAAAATGTGTATATAATGGCTATCGTAATAATAAAATTTAGAAGCTTGGGCAATGAGAATGTGCTTCAGCTGTATTGTGCAAGCCTTCTAGCAGAGCAGAATTTAAAAATCAACTTGTTTAGCACCACCTGTCACACAACTGTGTGTGTTTATAGTTGGGTTTACGGTAGCCATTGAGCAACAATACGTCTGCAAGAGACTTTGAACAAGTTTTTCAAACAAGACAAAAAGTGTCATCATACACTGCCCAACGTGACAGAAGACATCAGACTGCAAATGTCGCAAAACAAAACTGGCAGAAGCACAGACTCTGCACACGACTCCACAACAGAAGGCTAGTTACATCAGTGACAGACAAGTTCTAGAGTTCAATCCCTTTACACTTCCAAACCCGCTAAACGGTTCTTGACCAAAGGAGCTTTGTGGAACATGTGGACTGCAGACGTAAGACAGGTCATCAAAAACACATGCATAGATCATAACCACCCCAACCTTCCACCTCTGAACCCTAGTCTGCAGATGCAACTTACTGTGCCCGGTGCTGCAAGCTTAAGCTGAAAACACCGTGTTAACTCCTCAGCAAGAGGTGTGGCTCCGTTTCGCTTACCATGGCAGTTACTTTTCCATTTCATCACATCGGCCCACTGTACCTTGTGAAATATGGTCTTGCTCCCCAAAACACTGCTTAATGGCCAATTGCAAAGGTATTTTTTGACTCCCCAAAACACTGCTTAAATGTATTTTTCGACCACACAAAAAGCATGGTTTCACAGAGTGCACATACAGAACAGCCTCAGTGCAAAATTTTACTTTGGAAATAAGAGTACATGCATTGCAGAAAGTTAGTAAAAATAGACGTTTTGGATACCCAACTGAATAATGCCGTCATTACTACTTGCTGGAAGTGACACGCAACCCAGAACTAGCACAGCTTCTTGACATTGCCTCAGAGATCGGGTGGCACTCGCGGAGCATGCTGGAAATCTCGGAAGCCATGGTCTACGACTTGCGTCACACCTCCTAATCACCAGGCGCACATGCCATTTGCTTAGCTGCTATTTAAAGGCTGGTAATAAGAGAGTTGGGCAATCACCAGCTTTGCCAACAAAGCTTTGATTGTAGATACTGCTAGTTCATAAGCAATTTAGCTGAGCTAAAATTTTGTTTTCGCCTTTAAGGAACTTAATAaatgttctttcctttttctaaACCTCAGCAAAATAAAGTACATTCCATTCGCATTGCCAAGTGCATTCCCCGAGTCGCTCATACAGATAGAACCACCACTGTCTTTATTTGCTATTTATTAAGATTTCACTA encodes the following:
- the LOC119466500 gene encoding nuclear envelope integral membrane protein 1b, which gives rise to MTRAAFALSAVTLLLSALGRVVESAVLLEEHRVYSSPQKYDYVGGIDVYCWEPLHDGPSYLEVFRTASVEFSVAPDDLQLFTGEDEQTVQQKYFSSGVDFSFLATKSPRQVSFLNSRRRRCLGVFSRGAYEFAFVRNVNRRGIVQFCVGVVAFFAAPAVARSAAVFYTFGTGIGVLAFLLIAVFLVSRLLPRRVAGYALVLFGWTLVVSWLEFLWSNVQDVVDNYRHYVVCYVVGSAALSFAVCYRVGPPSNPRTLDLIQWSLQLAGLACVYFSSDRSDLMAAVVVVMLSIYLALSYRWSRRPPASSSHDADGSTPTVPLRLTPAVEQDARPTDSPRASSCTHFSDDGMWTIVTKIRAPQAKKIAMCIRADDGIRSPRQWMTVSERGMLENGGDELDYFHEEPNVDEPDDSE